In Gaiellales bacterium, a genomic segment contains:
- a CDS encoding YbdK family carboxylate-amine ligase — MPTESLLRRAFDAVSDLTVGAEEELLLLDPGTLEPAAASEWLLAKLGESRMHRPELWSAQVELVTDVGDSPAAVVADLRAARTQLVEAAAGRLRIAGLGTHPLALPAQTFSPGHRYAEIVEQHRLGARLGALASGLHVHVAVRGADRALAVYNAVRGYVPLFTALAANAPFIAGQDTGLATVRPMLADGLPRQGVGPHLPAWSDLEELVEWGRRTGAIPDPAKLWWECRLNLRLGTVELRAPDAQSSLDDDHALIALAQALVADLCERLDGGERLPAHDTLRIQENRWRAMRFGMKAELIDLESDRPVHARDAVAGLLDRVARHAPPASLAHVRSLAARDEPGEQRRVARLHGPAAIVARAADSAEAELGVAAVPDGYLRAHG; from the coding sequence GTGCCGACCGAAAGCCTCCTCCGCCGCGCCTTCGATGCCGTCTCCGACCTGACCGTCGGGGCCGAGGAGGAGCTGCTGCTGCTCGACCCCGGCACGCTCGAGCCCGCGGCGGCGTCCGAGTGGCTGCTGGCGAAGCTCGGCGAGTCGCGGATGCACCGGCCGGAGCTGTGGTCGGCTCAGGTCGAGCTCGTGACCGACGTGGGCGACTCGCCTGCGGCCGTCGTCGCCGATCTGCGCGCCGCGCGCACGCAGCTGGTCGAGGCGGCCGCGGGGCGGCTGCGGATCGCCGGCCTCGGGACGCACCCACTGGCGCTTCCGGCGCAGACGTTCTCGCCTGGACACCGGTATGCGGAGATCGTCGAGCAACATCGCCTCGGCGCCCGGCTGGGCGCACTCGCAAGCGGCCTCCACGTCCATGTCGCCGTCCGGGGCGCCGACCGGGCGCTTGCCGTCTACAACGCCGTGCGCGGCTACGTGCCCCTTTTCACGGCGCTGGCCGCGAACGCCCCGTTCATCGCCGGGCAGGACACCGGCCTCGCCACCGTCCGGCCGATGCTCGCGGACGGGCTGCCGCGCCAGGGCGTCGGCCCTCATCTGCCGGCCTGGTCCGACCTGGAAGAGCTCGTCGAGTGGGGCCGGCGAACGGGAGCGATCCCCGATCCCGCGAAGCTCTGGTGGGAGTGCCGGTTGAACCTGCGCCTCGGGACGGTGGAGCTGCGCGCGCCCGACGCGCAGTCGTCGCTCGACGACGACCATGCGCTGATCGCGCTCGCCCAGGCCCTCGTCGCCGACCTGTGCGAGCGCCTGGACGGCGGCGAGCGTCTGCCGGCGCACGACACCCTCCGCATCCAGGAGAACCGCTGGCGGGCGATGCGATTCGGGATGAAGGCCGAGCTGATCGACCTCGAGAGCGACCGGCCGGTGCATGCGCGCGACGCGGTCGCGGGGCTGCTCGACCGGGTCGCCCGCCACGCGCCGCCCGCGAGCCTCGCACATGTGCGGTCGCTCGCGGCGCGCGACGAGCCCGGGGAGCAGCGCCGCGTCGCCCGGCTGCACGGGCCGGCGGCGATCGTCGCGCGGGCGGCCGATTCGGCCGAGGCGGAGCTGGGCGTGGCCGCCGTCCCGGACGGGTATCTGCGTGCGCATGGATGA
- a CDS encoding iron-containing redox enzyme family protein translates to MSGAVLAALSGPPGPLSLPRPDVAEPLADDDLQLALYVCYELHYRSFAGVDERWEWDPRLLAVVAELETVFEAALRRSVAVAAVAPDAVEAELRRMVADEDGPPLSRTLEREASLDQFREFMIHRSAYQLKEADPHSWAVPRLAGRPKEALVEVQADEYGGGRPGRMHASLFAASMRAVGIDDAYGAYLDTIPGTTLATVNLMSLLGVHRRLRGGIVGHLAVFEMTSPEPNRRYGDGLRRLGFDRAATEFFDEHVEADAVHEAVAAHDLAQGLAVAEPDLVPGILFGAAALLHLEARFAGHLLDRWAAGASSLRPC, encoded by the coding sequence TTGAGCGGTGCCGTCCTGGCCGCACTCTCCGGGCCCCCGGGGCCGCTCTCGCTGCCGCGACCCGACGTCGCCGAGCCGCTGGCCGACGACGATCTCCAGCTCGCCCTCTACGTCTGCTACGAGCTGCACTACCGCTCCTTCGCAGGCGTCGACGAGCGGTGGGAGTGGGATCCGCGGCTGCTCGCGGTCGTGGCGGAGCTCGAGACAGTCTTCGAGGCGGCGTTGCGGCGGTCGGTCGCGGTTGCGGCCGTCGCCCCGGATGCCGTCGAGGCCGAGCTGCGGCGGATGGTCGCCGACGAGGACGGCCCGCCGCTCTCGCGCACGCTCGAGCGCGAGGCGAGCCTCGACCAGTTCCGGGAGTTCATGATCCACCGGTCGGCGTACCAGCTGAAGGAGGCCGACCCGCACTCCTGGGCGGTGCCGCGCCTGGCGGGACGGCCGAAGGAGGCGCTCGTCGAGGTGCAGGCCGACGAGTACGGCGGCGGCCGCCCGGGCCGCATGCACGCCTCGCTGTTCGCGGCTTCCATGCGCGCGGTCGGGATCGACGATGCGTACGGCGCCTACCTCGACACGATCCCGGGGACGACGCTCGCCACCGTGAATTTGATGTCGCTGCTCGGCGTGCACCGTCGTCTGCGCGGCGGGATCGTCGGCCACCTGGCCGTCTTCGAGATGACGTCGCCCGAGCCGAACCGCAGGTACGGGGACGGCCTGCGCCGGCTCGGGTTCGACCGCGCCGCGACCGAGTTCTTCGACGAGCACGTCGAGGCGGATGCGGTGCACGAGGCCGTCGCTGCGCACGACCTCGCCCAGGGGCTCGCGGTCGCCGAGCCGGACCTCGTCCCGGGCATCCTGTTCGGCGCCGCCGCGCTGCTCCATCTCGAAGCCCGCTTCGCCGGCCACCTGCTCGACCGGTGGGCGGCCGGCGCGTCGTCGCTGCGTCCGTGCTGA
- a CDS encoding CDGSH iron-sulfur domain-containing protein encodes MDERAVITPYPDGPLIVRGPFSLVDVDGREIDVGRSTVALCRCGRSRLRPFCDGTHSRTRYRAEGGLCDAARERHPELEDPAA; translated from the coding sequence ATGGATGAGCGCGCCGTCATCACGCCCTATCCGGACGGCCCGCTGATCGTTCGAGGGCCGTTCTCGCTCGTGGACGTGGACGGGCGCGAGATCGACGTCGGCAGGAGCACCGTCGCGCTCTGCCGGTGCGGACGCTCCCGGCTGCGCCCGTTCTGCGACGGCACCCACAGCCGCACCCGCTACCGGGCCGAAGGCGGGCTGTGCGACGCGGCCCGCGAGCGGCACCCCGAGCTCGAGGATCCCGCCGCGTAG
- a CDS encoding HemK2/MTQ2 family protein methyltransferase — protein MLTRFRDLRLFTPPGVFAPRSDAGVLLDAALPRLRGDVLDLCSGSGVLALAAAPHAASILAVDMSRMAAGTIRVNSLLNRRRVEVRRGDLFSAVGSRRFDVILTNPPYVPTPPGAEARLGSPAWEGGPRGRDLLDRICAAAHAHLRPGGEVLIVHSALADFDRTLELLAQSGLTAAIVAEQEGPFGSIVRSRLDYLESAGLLHDRDAPEHVAVLSGVRPVTAVRQATSVAG, from the coding sequence GTGCTGACCCGGTTCCGCGATCTGCGGCTCTTCACGCCGCCGGGCGTGTTCGCGCCCCGCTCCGACGCGGGCGTCCTGCTTGACGCCGCGCTCCCCCGCCTGCGCGGCGACGTCCTCGATCTGTGCTCCGGCTCCGGCGTGCTCGCGCTGGCTGCGGCGCCGCACGCCGCCTCTATCCTCGCGGTCGACATGAGCCGGATGGCGGCCGGAACGATCCGCGTGAACTCGCTCCTCAACCGCCGCCGCGTCGAGGTTCGCCGCGGCGACCTCTTCTCCGCCGTCGGCTCACGCCGCTTCGACGTGATCCTGACGAACCCGCCCTACGTGCCCACGCCGCCCGGCGCGGAGGCCCGGCTCGGCTCCCCGGCGTGGGAGGGCGGCCCGCGCGGACGCGACCTCCTCGACCGGATCTGCGCCGCCGCCCATGCCCACCTGCGCCCCGGCGGCGAGGTGCTGATCGTCCACTCGGCCCTCGCCGACTTCGACCGCACCCTCGAGCTCCTCGCCCAGTCCGGCCTGACCGCCGCGATCGTCGCCGAGCAGGAGGGCCCGTTCGGCTCCATCGTCCGCTCGCGGCTCGACTATCTCGAGTCCGCCGGCCTCCTCCACGACCGCGACGCGCCCGAGCACGTCGCCGTCCTCTCGGGCGTTCGGCCCGTCACGGCCGTCCGGCAGGCGACCTCGGTGGCGGGTTAG